In Pseudomonas sp. GCEP-101, one DNA window encodes the following:
- a CDS encoding Ig-like domain-containing protein: protein MKETGEVLTTTADASGNWSVTPTKPLPEGPIHVDATATDAAGNTSQPGTLDLTIDTTAPDYSKLAITGVLDNVGDITGNVKNGGETDDTHPVISGTGTAGDIVTVYTKDSTGNHVIGSATVGADGTWSLKPELPLVSGLNALTAVETDPAGNATVPSAPYNVTVDVGAPAAPAIVSVYDDVGPYVGFLQKGAVTDDNQPTFSGTAQPGSTVKLYDSNGLVIGSGATDASGNWTITTDKLADGLHNITATATNSVGTESAHTGIWPLTVDTGAPANTTLVITDDVGPVTGPLHNGDTTDDNQPTFSGQAEPGGKVIVYDDGKQIGEADVDPSGNWEFTPTTPLVDGPHDFSTEVLDPAGNSSGQGNPTHITIDTSGVIVSITHVIDDVGSITGDIALHGVTDDTRPDIVGTGKVGAIVTIKDGDTVLGSTTVDASGNWSFTPSSDLAEGKHSIIATAVDLTGSTGSSSVFDFTVDTTAPAKPTIDQVYDDVGSIQGPIPNGGVTDDSTPTLSGKAEPGSTVAVYDNGEKLGSVTADPSGNWEFTPTTPISEGPHAFTVDATDKAGNTSPTSDPFSITTDYTAPTAPVITGVLDSVGEVTGNVSNGDQTDDSRPVISGTGTAGDLIVVSTTDSTGTHVLGSTTVAADGTWKLQPSTPLVSGSNAFTAVETDPAGNTSVPSNTYSIDLISTPPAAPVIVSVLDDVGPYTGFLQKGDVTDDNQPTFSGTAQPGSVVKLYDTDNTLIGSGTTDAKGVWTITTDPLADGLHNVTATATNSIGQVSAPTGIWPFTVDTTAPANTTLVITDDVGPVTGPLHNGDTTDDNQPTFSGQAEPGGKVIVYDNGQPIGSAAVDPSGNWEFTPTTPLVDGPHDFSTEVLDPAGNSSGQGSPTHIIIDTSGVIVSITHVIDDVGSITGDIALHGVTDDARPDIVGTGKAGAIVTIKDGDTVLGSTTIDAKGNWSFTPSSDLAEGLHNITATAVDLTGNTGSSSVFDFTVDTTAPAKPTIDQVYDDVGDIQGPIPNGGVTDDSNPTLSGKAEPGSTVTVYDNGQPLGSVTADHYKQVGVGVRGSVVAHPGGINFSQNQGETLAVLEAKGAEGATINSNVGAKVAGNGYAVVGGLTPYRQNSVEIDPKGTSKDVELQVTSQTVAPRYGSVVMLKYPTVSGAPVLMTVTRDDGQGIPLGAEVLDTKGNSLSMVGQGSRIFLRGLEPKGELLVKWGEGSGQRCQINYQLPENSNKDAPFLKADATCHAVLGTPQVAQR from the coding sequence ATCAAGGAAACCGGCGAAGTCCTGACCACCACCGCCGACGCCAGCGGCAACTGGTCGGTGACCCCGACCAAGCCGCTGCCCGAAGGCCCGATCCATGTCGACGCCACGGCGACCGACGCGGCCGGCAACACCAGCCAGCCGGGCACGCTGGACCTGACCATCGACACCACCGCGCCGGATTACTCCAAGCTCGCCATCACCGGCGTGCTGGACAACGTGGGCGACATCACTGGCAACGTCAAGAATGGCGGCGAGACCGATGACACCCACCCGGTCATCAGCGGCACCGGCACCGCCGGGGATATCGTCACCGTCTACACCAAGGACAGCACCGGTAACCACGTGATCGGCAGCGCCACCGTCGGCGCCGACGGCACCTGGTCGCTCAAGCCTGAGCTGCCGCTGGTCTCCGGCCTCAACGCGCTGACCGCGGTGGAAACCGACCCGGCCGGCAACGCCACCGTGCCGAGCGCGCCGTACAACGTCACCGTGGACGTGGGGGCGCCCGCGGCGCCGGCCATCGTCAGCGTGTATGACGACGTCGGCCCGTATGTCGGCTTCCTGCAGAAGGGCGCCGTCACCGACGACAACCAGCCGACCTTCAGCGGCACCGCGCAGCCGGGCAGCACCGTGAAGCTGTACGACAGCAACGGCCTGGTGATCGGCAGCGGCGCCACCGATGCCTCCGGTAACTGGACCATCACCACCGACAAGCTGGCCGACGGCCTGCACAACATCACCGCCACGGCCACCAACAGCGTCGGCACCGAGAGCGCCCATACCGGCATCTGGCCGTTGACCGTCGATACCGGCGCGCCGGCCAACACCACGCTGGTCATCACCGATGATGTCGGCCCGGTCACCGGCCCGCTGCACAACGGCGACACCACCGACGACAACCAGCCGACCTTCAGCGGCCAGGCCGAGCCGGGTGGCAAGGTCATCGTGTATGACGATGGCAAGCAGATTGGCGAAGCCGATGTCGATCCCTCGGGCAACTGGGAATTCACCCCGACCACCCCGCTGGTCGACGGCCCGCACGACTTCAGCACCGAAGTGCTGGACCCGGCCGGCAACAGCTCCGGCCAGGGCAACCCGACGCACATCACCATCGATACCTCGGGCGTCATCGTCAGCATCACCCATGTGATTGACGACGTCGGCAGCATCACCGGCGACATCGCCCTGCACGGCGTGACCGACGACACCCGTCCGGACATCGTGGGCACCGGCAAGGTCGGCGCCATCGTCACCATCAAGGATGGCGACACCGTGCTGGGCAGCACCACCGTCGACGCCAGCGGCAACTGGAGCTTCACGCCGTCCAGCGACCTGGCCGAAGGCAAGCACAGCATCATTGCCACGGCCGTGGACCTGACCGGTAGCACCGGCTCGTCCAGCGTGTTCGACTTCACCGTGGACACCACCGCGCCGGCCAAACCGACCATCGACCAGGTGTACGACGACGTCGGCAGCATCCAGGGGCCGATCCCCAATGGCGGCGTGACCGACGACTCGACCCCGACTCTCTCGGGCAAGGCCGAGCCGGGTTCCACCGTGGCCGTCTATGACAATGGCGAGAAACTCGGCAGCGTCACCGCCGACCCGTCGGGCAACTGGGAGTTCACCCCGACCACGCCGATCAGCGAAGGCCCGCACGCGTTCACCGTCGATGCGACCGACAAGGCCGGCAACACCAGCCCGACCTCCGATCCGTTCAGCATCACCACCGACTACACCGCGCCAACCGCCCCGGTGATCACCGGTGTGCTGGACAGCGTGGGCGAAGTCACCGGTAACGTCAGCAACGGCGACCAGACCGACGACTCGCGCCCGGTGATCAGCGGTACCGGCACTGCCGGCGACCTGATCGTCGTCTCCACCACCGACAGCACCGGCACCCACGTTCTGGGCAGCACCACCGTGGCTGCCGATGGCACCTGGAAGCTGCAACCGAGCACACCGCTGGTGTCCGGCTCCAACGCCTTCACCGCGGTGGAAACCGACCCGGCCGGCAACACGTCCGTCCCGAGCAACACCTACAGCATCGACCTGATCAGCACCCCGCCGGCCGCGCCGGTCATCGTCAGCGTGCTCGATGACGTCGGCCCGTACACCGGCTTCCTGCAGAAGGGCGACGTCACCGACGACAACCAGCCGACCTTCAGCGGCACCGCTCAGCCGGGCAGCGTGGTCAAGCTGTACGACACTGACAACACGTTGATCGGTAGCGGCACCACCGACGCCAAGGGCGTGTGGACCATCACCACCGACCCGCTGGCCGACGGCCTGCACAACGTCACCGCCACCGCGACCAACAGCATTGGCCAGGTCAGCGCACCGACCGGCATCTGGCCGTTCACCGTCGACACCACGGCGCCGGCCAACACCACGCTGGTCATCACCGATGACGTCGGCCCGGTTACCGGCCCGCTGCACAACGGCGACACCACCGACGACAACCAGCCGACCTTCAGCGGCCAGGCCGAGCCGGGTGGCAAGGTCATCGTCTACGACAACGGCCAGCCGATCGGCTCGGCGGCAGTCGACCCGTCGGGCAACTGGGAATTCACCCCCACCACCCCGCTGGTCGACGGTCCGCACGACTTCAGCACCGAAGTGCTGGACCCGGCGGGCAACAGCTCCGGCCAGGGCAGCCCGACGCACATCATCATCGATACCTCGGGTGTGATCGTCAGCATCACCCATGTGATTGATGACGTCGGCAGCATCACCGGCGACATCGCCCTGCACGGCGTGACCGACGACGCCCGTCCGGACATCGTCGGCACCGGCAAGGCCGGCGCCATCGTCACCATCAAGGATGGCGACACCGTGCTGGGCAGCACCACCATCGACGCCAAGGGCAACTGGAGCTTCACCCCGTCCAGCGACCTGGCCGAAGGCCTGCACAACATCACTGCCACGGCCGTCGACCTGACCGGGAACACCGGCTCGTCCAGCGTGTTCGACTTCACCGTCGACACCACCGCGCCGGCCAAGCCGACCATTGACCAGGTGTACGACGACGTCGGCGACATCCAGGGCCCGATCCCCAACGGCGGCGTGACCGACGACTCCAACCCGACCCTGTCGGGCAAGGCCGAGCCGGGCTCCACCGTCACCGTGTACGACAACGGCCAACCGCTGGGCAGCGTCACCGCCGACCATTACAAGCAGGTGGGCGTCGGTGTGCGCGGCTCGGTGGTGGCTCACCCCGGCGGCATCAACTTCAGCCAGAACCAGGGCGAGACGCTGGCGGTGCTGGAAGCCAAGGGGGCCGAAGGGGCGACGATCAACTCCAACGTCGGCGCCAAGGTTGCCGGCAACGGCTACGCCGTGGTCGGTGGCCTGACCCCTTACCGCCAGAACAGCGTCGAGATCGACCCCAAGGGCACCTCCAAGGACGTCGAACTGCAGGTCACCTCGCAGACGGTGGCGCCGCGCTATGGCTCCGTCGTGATGCTCAAGTACCCCACGGTCAGTGGCGCTCCGGTATTGATGACCGTGACGCGTGACGATGGCCAGGGCATCCCGCTGGGCGCCGAGGTGCTCGATACCAAGGGCAACAGCCTGTCGATGGTGGGCCAGGGCAGTCGCATTTTCCTGCGCGGCCTGGAGCCCAAGGGTGAACTGCTGGTCAAGTGGGGCGAAGGCTCCGGCCAGCGCTGCCAGATCAACTATCAACTGCCGGAAAACAGCAACAAGGACGCGCCGTTCCTGAAGGCGGATGCGACTTGCCATGCCGTGCTGGGTACCCCCCAGGTCGCGCAGAGATGA
- a CDS encoding fimbrial protein produces the protein MTFLIDGALIQRVWNRMSKLLAVPFCLGLLALISPTANADSCSASIAMPYMQTLAQMMVPSNLPVGSTIPNSTYSFTLSGACTPKGTYIYSGAPIISCYYGSGTEVMSGVYSTGLAGVGIRLRNSQGQPMVNASGQYCDTRNAGLGTLDANLKYSFSVTVEFVKTGAITGGSIASAQTWFGFGVYNGPGLGGAGKNYIGFNGNVVVRNLTCTVTNPTNVSLASVKLRDIPNVGDTANPTPFALGLRCDNTVVVGVTFDATGGTPIKSAANGVFGSQNEGTSGVATGVGVQLVSASTNTPVPLQQRIALGSLAANTQATYPYQFRYYRHSATGTPGKVNGTMVLTFDYQ, from the coding sequence ATGACCTTTCTAATCGATGGTGCTCTGATCCAGCGGGTCTGGAATCGCATGTCGAAGCTGCTTGCCGTTCCGTTTTGTCTTGGCCTGCTGGCGCTGATATCGCCAACTGCCAACGCCGACAGCTGCAGTGCGTCGATAGCCATGCCTTACATGCAGACGTTGGCCCAGATGATGGTGCCGTCGAATCTGCCGGTGGGGAGCACCATCCCCAATAGCACCTACAGTTTCACTCTGTCAGGCGCCTGTACTCCAAAAGGCACGTATATCTACTCCGGTGCACCCATCATCTCGTGTTACTACGGCAGCGGCACCGAGGTCATGAGTGGCGTGTATTCCACTGGCCTGGCAGGGGTGGGTATTCGCCTGCGCAACTCCCAAGGCCAGCCGATGGTGAATGCCTCTGGGCAGTATTGCGATACCCGCAACGCCGGCCTGGGTACGCTGGATGCCAACCTCAAGTATTCATTCAGCGTAACGGTCGAGTTCGTCAAGACCGGTGCCATTACCGGTGGATCGATTGCTTCGGCACAGACGTGGTTCGGCTTTGGCGTATACAACGGCCCGGGCCTGGGCGGGGCAGGGAAGAACTACATTGGCTTCAACGGCAATGTCGTTGTTCGAAACCTGACCTGCACCGTCACCAACCCGACCAATGTCTCGCTGGCCTCGGTGAAGCTCAGGGACATCCCGAACGTCGGCGATACCGCCAATCCCACTCCGTTCGCCTTGGGTTTGCGCTGTGACAATACCGTCGTGGTCGGCGTTACGTTCGATGCAACGGGGGGGACGCCGATTAAAAGTGCTGCCAACGGCGTGTTTGGTTCCCAGAATGAGGGCACCTCCGGCGTTGCCACCGGCGTGGGCGTGCAATTGGTATCCGCCAGCACCAATACGCCGGTGCCCTTGCAGCAGCGCATTGCCCTGGGTTCGCTTGCCGCCAACACCCAGGCGACCTATCCCTATCAGTTCCGTTACTACCGGCATTCGGCGACCGGCACCCCCGGGAAGGTCAACGGCACCATGGTGCTGACGTTCGATTACCAATGA
- a CDS encoding MFS family transporter → MNTPAAPQYSDHERRSRILAIVGASSGNLVEWFDFYVYAFTALYFAHAFFPSDDPTVQLLNTAGVFAAGFLMRPIGGWLFGRIADKKGRKTAMMISVLMMCGGSLAIAVMPTYASIGVAAPALLLIARLFQGLSVGGEYGTSATYMSEVALKGQRGFFASFQYVTLIGGQLLAVLVVVILQQLLTTDELKEWGWRIPFVVGAITAVIAFYLRRSLNETAKESNLKRKESGTLTELFRHHKRAFFTVLGFTAGGSLIFYTFTTYMQKYLVNTAGMDPKVASGVMTFALFCYMCMQPLFGALSDRIGRKTSMLWFGALGMIFTWPILSALKAVSSPYLAFVLIIAAMAIVSLYTSISGLIKAEMFPPEIRALGVGLSYAVGNAIFGGSAEYAALGLKSMGMEEVFYIYVSVMCGVALLVCLLLPDLRKVSYLNDED, encoded by the coding sequence ATGAACACACCTGCCGCACCGCAGTATTCCGACCACGAACGCCGCTCACGCATCCTTGCCATCGTGGGCGCCTCGTCGGGCAACCTGGTGGAGTGGTTCGACTTCTACGTCTACGCCTTCACTGCCCTGTATTTCGCCCACGCCTTCTTCCCCTCGGACGACCCGACGGTACAACTGCTCAACACCGCCGGGGTGTTCGCCGCGGGCTTCTTGATGCGCCCCATCGGCGGCTGGCTGTTCGGCCGCATCGCCGACAAGAAGGGCCGCAAGACCGCGATGATGATCTCGGTACTGATGATGTGCGGCGGCTCGCTGGCGATTGCGGTGATGCCGACCTACGCCAGCATCGGCGTCGCGGCGCCCGCGCTGCTGCTGATCGCGCGGCTGTTCCAGGGCCTCTCGGTGGGCGGCGAATACGGCACCAGCGCGACCTACATGAGCGAAGTGGCGCTCAAGGGCCAGCGCGGCTTCTTCGCCTCGTTCCAGTACGTGACCCTGATCGGTGGCCAGTTGCTGGCGGTGCTGGTGGTAGTGATCCTGCAGCAGCTGCTGACCACCGACGAGCTGAAGGAGTGGGGCTGGCGGATTCCCTTTGTGGTGGGCGCCATCACCGCGGTGATCGCCTTCTACCTGCGCCGCTCGCTCAACGAAACGGCCAAGGAATCCAACCTCAAGCGCAAGGAGTCGGGCACCCTCACCGAGCTGTTCAGGCACCACAAGCGCGCGTTCTTCACCGTGCTCGGCTTCACCGCCGGCGGCTCGCTGATCTTCTACACCTTCACCACCTACATGCAGAAATACCTGGTGAACACCGCCGGGATGGACCCCAAGGTGGCCAGCGGCGTGATGACCTTCGCGCTGTTCTGCTACATGTGCATGCAGCCGCTGTTCGGCGCGCTGTCCGACCGCATCGGGCGCAAGACCTCGATGCTCTGGTTCGGCGCCCTGGGCATGATCTTCACCTGGCCGATCCTCTCCGCGCTCAAGGCGGTGAGCAGCCCCTACCTGGCGTTCGTGCTGATCATCGCAGCGATGGCCATCGTCAGCCTGTACACCTCCATCAGCGGCCTGATCAAGGCGGAGATGTTCCCGCCGGAAATCCGTGCCCTGGGCGTGGGCTTGTCCTACGCGGTGGGTAACGCGATCTTCGGCGGCTCGGCCGAATACGCCGCGCTGGGCCTCAAGAGCATGGGCATGGAAGAGGTGTTCTACATCTACGTCTCGGTCATGTGCGGCGTGGCGCTGCTGGTCTGCCTGCTGCTGCCGGACCTGCGCAAGGTCAGCTACCTCAACGACGAGGACTGA
- a CDS encoding MDR family MFS transporter, whose translation MLAIFLGALDQTIVAVSLPAISAGFGDFDLLAWVISGYMVAMTISMPIYGKLGDLYGRRVLMLFAIGLFTVASLLCGAAQSMEQLVIARVLQGIGAGGMMSVSQAIIGDIVPPRERGRYQGYFSSMYAVASIAGPVLGGLLTEYLSWRWVFLINLPVGLVALAVSRRTLRGLPVPGRKPVIDYLGTMLMIAGLGSLLLAITEVGQGARWNDPQMLALFAAALVLIALFVLQERRAPEPLVPMHLFGIRAATLSWLISFFASFQVISLSVLVPLRFQSVTGAGADSAALHLLPLAMGVPIGAYCCGRLTAIIGRYKPQIVGGALLMPLAIAGLALTPPSAFVLSGVCMLLTGIAAGTQFPTSLVAAQSAVETRHLGVATSNITLFRSLGGAVGIALMSALLLAMLQPLAGEAGHGLSASALLASLSGAGHEAQRLTLDGVFGHLFLINAGFGALALLIALSLPDHALRGRGTD comes from the coding sequence ATGCTGGCGATTTTCCTCGGCGCGCTCGACCAGACCATCGTCGCCGTGTCCCTGCCGGCGATCTCCGCAGGCTTCGGCGATTTCGACCTGCTCGCCTGGGTCATCTCCGGCTACATGGTGGCGATGACCATCTCCATGCCGATCTACGGCAAGCTCGGCGACCTCTACGGCCGCCGCGTGCTGATGCTGTTCGCCATCGGCCTGTTCACCGTCGCCTCGCTGCTCTGCGGCGCTGCCCAGAGCATGGAGCAGCTGGTGATCGCCCGTGTCCTGCAAGGCATCGGCGCTGGCGGCATGATGTCGGTGAGCCAGGCGATCATCGGCGACATCGTCCCGCCGCGTGAGCGCGGGCGCTACCAGGGCTACTTCAGCAGCATGTACGCGGTGGCGAGCATCGCCGGCCCGGTGCTGGGCGGGCTGCTCACCGAGTACCTGTCGTGGCGCTGGGTCTTCCTGATCAACCTGCCGGTGGGCCTGGTCGCCCTGGCGGTGTCGCGCCGGACCCTGCGCGGCCTGCCGGTGCCGGGGCGCAAGCCGGTGATCGACTACCTCGGCACGATGCTGATGATCGCCGGCCTGGGCAGCCTGCTGCTGGCGATCACCGAGGTCGGCCAGGGTGCGCGCTGGAACGACCCGCAGATGCTTGCGCTGTTCGCCGCCGCGCTGGTGCTGATCGCCCTGTTCGTGCTGCAGGAACGCCGCGCGCCGGAGCCACTGGTGCCGATGCACCTGTTCGGTATTCGCGCCGCCACGCTGAGCTGGCTGATCAGCTTCTTCGCCAGCTTCCAGGTCATCTCGCTGTCGGTGCTGGTGCCGCTGCGCTTCCAGTCGGTGACCGGCGCGGGCGCGGACAGCGCGGCGCTGCACCTTCTGCCGCTGGCCATGGGCGTGCCGATCGGCGCCTATTGCTGCGGCCGGCTCACGGCGATCATCGGCCGCTACAAGCCGCAGATCGTCGGCGGCGCGCTGCTGATGCCGCTGGCGATTGCCGGCCTGGCGCTGACGCCGCCGAGCGCGTTCGTTCTCTCCGGCGTTTGCATGCTGCTGACGGGCATCGCCGCCGGCACGCAGTTCCCCACCAGCCTGGTGGCGGCGCAGAGCGCAGTGGAGACGCGGCACCTGGGGGTGGCGACCAGCAACATCACGCTGTTCCGCTCGCTGGGCGGCGCCGTGGGGATCGCGCTGATGTCCGCGCTGCTGCTGGCGATGCTGCAGCCGTTGGCGGGCGAGGCGGGGCATGGTCTGTCCGCCAGCGCGTTGCTGGCCAGCCTCAGCGGAGCCGGCCACGAGGCGCAGCGGCTCACGCTGGACGGGGTGTTCGGGCACCTGTTCCTGATCAACGCAGGCTTCGGCGCCCTGGCCTTGCTGATCGCCCTGTCGCTGCCCGACCACGCGCTGCGTGGCCGCGGCACCGACTGA